The genomic stretch TGGTCTACGGCCACGGCGGCGATCTGCTTAAAAAGACGCTGAGCGATGACAATCTCAACTGGGTGCGTCAGGCCGAACAGCTGGGCACAGGCCATGCGATGCAGCAGGCTGCGCCTTTCTTTGCGGATGACGAAGACATTTTGATGCTCTACGGCGATGTCCCGCTGATCTCCGTTGAAACACTTACTCGCCTGCGTGAAGCCAAACCGCAGGGCGGCATCGGTTTATTAACCGTCGTGCTGGACGATCCAAGCGGTTATGGCCGCATCACCCGTGAAAACGGCAACGTCACGGGGATTGTTGAGCATAAAGATGCCAGCGACGAACAGCGCCAGATTCAGGAGATCAACACCGGTATCCTGATTGCCAACGGCGCGGATATGAAGCGCTGGCTGTCGAAGCTCAATAACAACAACGCGCAGGGTGAATACTACATCACCGATATCATTGCGATGGCGTACCACGAAGGGCGTGAAATTGCCGCCGTTCATCCGGCGCGGATCAGCGAAACGGACGGCGTGAACAACCGCCTTCAGCTCTCCCGTCTTGAGCGTATTTATCAGTCCGAGCAGGCCGAAAAACTGCTGCTGGCGGGCGTGATGCTGCGCGATCCGGCGCGTTTCGATTTGCGTGGTTCGTTATCTCACGGTCGTGACGTTGAAATTGATACTAACGTTATCCTCGAAGGTCAGGTCACGCTGGGCAATCGCGTCAAAATTGGTGCCGGCTGCGTGATTAAAAATAGCGTTATCGGTGACGACTGCGAAATTAGCCCGTACAGCGTGGTGGAAGATGCCCGTCTGGACGCGGCCTGTACCATCGGCCCGTTTGCGCGTCTGCGCCCGGGCGCTGAGCTGCTGGAAGGCGCTCACGTGGGTAACTTCGTGGAAATGAAAAAAGCGCGTCTGGGTAAAGGCTCAAAAGCCGGTCATCTAACCTATCTGGGCGACGCGGAAATTGGCAATAACGTGAATATTGGTGCAGGGACCATTACCTGTAACTATGACGGCGCGAATAAGTTTAAAACCATCATCGGTGACGACGTGTTCGTTGGCTCCGATACGCAGCTGGTGGCGCCTGTTACCGTGGGTAACGGGGTGACCATTGCCGCCGGAACAACCGTAACGCGCGATGTGGCCGAGAACGAGCTGGTGTTAAGCCGCGTTCCGCAGGTCAGCAAGCAGGGCTGGAAACGCCCGGTGAAGAAAAAGTAACGGATTTACCCCTCACCCTAACCCTCTCCCCACAGGGGAGAGGGGATCGTTCGGTGCGGTGTTTTTCTCCCTCGCCCCTTTGGGGAGAGGGCCGGGGTGAGGGGATAATATAATCCTCCCCCCACAAGCAGTACCCATAAAAATAACCCCACTCTCTACAAGGCTCGGGGTGCCCGGAAAGGGAAAATACAGGTCAGCGACAACGCAGGCATAATGCCTAAATTCGGAATCTAAAATTATGTGTGGAATTGTTGGCGC from Enterobacter dykesii encodes the following:
- the glmU gene encoding bifunctional UDP-N-acetylglucosamine diphosphorylase/glucosamine-1-phosphate N-acetyltransferase GlmU; translated protein: MSNSAMSVVILAAGKGTRMYSDLPKVLHTLAGKPMVQHVIDAANELGASQVHLVYGHGGDLLKKTLSDDNLNWVRQAEQLGTGHAMQQAAPFFADDEDILMLYGDVPLISVETLTRLREAKPQGGIGLLTVVLDDPSGYGRITRENGNVTGIVEHKDASDEQRQIQEINTGILIANGADMKRWLSKLNNNNAQGEYYITDIIAMAYHEGREIAAVHPARISETDGVNNRLQLSRLERIYQSEQAEKLLLAGVMLRDPARFDLRGSLSHGRDVEIDTNVILEGQVTLGNRVKIGAGCVIKNSVIGDDCEISPYSVVEDARLDAACTIGPFARLRPGAELLEGAHVGNFVEMKKARLGKGSKAGHLTYLGDAEIGNNVNIGAGTITCNYDGANKFKTIIGDDVFVGSDTQLVAPVTVGNGVTIAAGTTVTRDVAENELVLSRVPQVSKQGWKRPVKKK